Proteins from a single region of Dysosmobacter acutus:
- a CDS encoding DUF2634 domain-containing protein, with protein MIPNATTVKIGEDLEVQTAAEAPSRTYKIDFGAGRVGGFCDETEAMKQAIYKILQTERFAYLIYSWNYGIELDAVVGKSYQVFESEIKRVITEALLADSRITDVTDFEVTQIDKRTASVKFTAETIFGEIPIEREVGDNAV; from the coding sequence ATGATTCCAAACGCGACCACCGTGAAGATCGGCGAAGACCTGGAAGTCCAGACCGCCGCCGAAGCCCCTTCGCGGACCTACAAGATCGACTTCGGCGCCGGCCGTGTCGGCGGCTTCTGCGATGAAACGGAAGCCATGAAGCAAGCGATCTATAAAATCCTTCAGACGGAGCGGTTCGCCTACCTGATCTATTCCTGGAACTATGGAATTGAACTGGACGCAGTCGTCGGAAAAAGCTATCAGGTGTTTGAAAGTGAAATCAAGCGCGTGATCACCGAAGCCCTTCTGGCAGACAGCCGGATCACCGACGTCACCGACTTCGAAGTCACCCAGATCGACAAGCGGACGGCGTCCGTGAAGTTCACCGCCGAAACCATCTTCGGCGAAATCCCTATCGAAAGAGAGGTCGGCGACAATGCTGTATGA
- a CDS encoding phage tail assembly chaperone, translating into MGKLQEFLMQSEERAQVTEEVAISGFPVPFTVKSITEGENKALRKTCQKVNFDKKTHQKTTETDMDLYNNRLVIACCVDPNFKDADLQAKYGVMGAEALIDVLLKPGQFVDLLVAIQDVNGFTDDVNDLREEAKN; encoded by the coding sequence ATGGGTAAACTTCAGGAATTTCTTATGCAGAGCGAAGAGCGCGCACAGGTGACGGAGGAAGTCGCGATCAGCGGCTTCCCCGTCCCCTTCACCGTCAAGTCGATCACAGAGGGCGAAAACAAGGCCCTTCGGAAGACCTGTCAGAAGGTGAACTTCGACAAGAAGACCCACCAGAAGACCACGGAAACCGATATGGACCTTTACAATAACCGCCTGGTGATCGCCTGTTGTGTGGACCCGAACTTCAAGGACGCCGACCTTCAGGCGAAGTATGGCGTCATGGGCGCCGAAGCCCTGATCGACGTCCTTCTGAAGCCTGGACAGTTCGTCGACCTTCTGGTCGCGATCCAGGACGTCAACGGCTTCACCGACGACGTGAACGACCTTCGCGAAGAAGCAAAAAACTGA
- a CDS encoding phage tail sheath family protein, which translates to MPIGGGSFTVQNKVLPGAYINFVSMGTNAKMGERGVAALPLELNWGPEGQVFKLDAADFNATSLKVFGYDPTDANILLVREAMKRAKTLLIYRVNGGGTKASATVGGMTVTAKYGGTRGNAIKVAVITNVDDATKADVVTYLDDMVMDSQTVAKSGGAASLAANDFVTFGTAATLAAATATPLTGGTNATVNAAKHTAALTAFEVETFNVIGYPGTVEDIKSLYAAFVKRLRDDEGKKIVGVLYGYDGDNMGLINVKNGVVLTNGTTITGDKAVAWVTGASAGAEVNESLTNTAYDDAVDVDIKYTKSQFEAAIKAGEFVFYADYGKARVLTDINSLTTIGQNMSSDWVSNRVVRVMDGWANDVARIFGESYIGLVTNSDTGRQLFKADLVSLALQYQSIDAISNFKSDDITVQQGDGKRDVAVDCALQPNDSMEKLYMTVVVN; encoded by the coding sequence ATGCCTATTGGTGGAGGTTCTTTCACCGTACAGAACAAGGTCCTTCCTGGTGCTTACATCAACTTCGTGAGCATGGGGACCAACGCCAAAATGGGGGAACGCGGCGTCGCGGCCCTTCCCCTGGAACTGAACTGGGGACCTGAAGGCCAGGTCTTCAAGCTGGACGCCGCGGACTTCAACGCGACCAGTCTGAAGGTCTTCGGCTACGACCCCACCGACGCGAATATCCTTCTGGTCCGCGAAGCCATGAAGCGCGCGAAGACCCTTCTGATCTACCGCGTGAACGGCGGCGGCACGAAGGCCAGCGCCACCGTCGGCGGAATGACCGTGACCGCGAAGTATGGCGGCACCCGCGGAAACGCGATCAAGGTCGCCGTGATCACCAACGTCGACGACGCCACGAAGGCGGACGTCGTGACCTATCTTGACGATATGGTCATGGACAGCCAGACCGTCGCGAAGTCCGGCGGCGCCGCTTCCCTGGCCGCGAACGACTTCGTCACCTTCGGCACCGCCGCCACCCTGGCGGCCGCCACCGCGACCCCCCTGACCGGCGGCACGAACGCCACGGTCAACGCCGCGAAGCACACCGCCGCCCTGACCGCCTTCGAAGTGGAAACCTTCAACGTGATCGGCTACCCTGGCACCGTGGAGGACATCAAGTCCCTGTATGCGGCCTTCGTCAAGCGCCTTCGCGACGACGAAGGGAAGAAGATCGTCGGCGTCCTGTATGGCTACGACGGCGACAATATGGGCCTGATCAACGTGAAGAACGGCGTCGTCCTGACCAACGGGACCACCATCACCGGCGACAAGGCCGTCGCCTGGGTGACTGGCGCTTCCGCCGGCGCGGAAGTGAACGAGTCCCTGACGAACACCGCCTACGACGACGCCGTGGACGTCGACATCAAATACACGAAGTCCCAGTTCGAAGCCGCGATCAAGGCCGGCGAGTTCGTATTCTATGCCGACTACGGGAAGGCCCGTGTCCTGACGGACATCAACAGCCTGACCACCATCGGCCAGAATATGTCTTCCGACTGGGTGTCGAACCGCGTCGTCCGCGTCATGGACGGCTGGGCGAACGACGTCGCCCGTATCTTCGGCGAGTCCTATATCGGCCTGGTAACGAACAGCGACACCGGCCGCCAGCTTTTCAAGGCTGACCTGGTGTCCCTGGCCCTTCAGTACCAGTCCATCGACGCGATCAGCAACTTCAAGTCCGACGACATCACCGTTCAGCAGGGCGACGGCAAACGCGACGTCGCGGTCGACTGCGCCCTTCAGCCGAACGACAGCATGGAAAAGCTGTATATGACCGTCGTCGTGAACTGA
- a CDS encoding phage head-tail connector protein, which translates to MLKEILASLEGLTDLERAEVLRTLMSGQTVLQKVKTLLGITTEDQDDVLEYVIQTVQTLVLRYINWDELPLELENVLAVMCVSYYKAAGLGTTAAAPGAVSSVKRGDVQTSFAVGSGSSGSAGTFNLGNDNGDFFGWKTVLNEYRKLRW; encoded by the coding sequence ATGCTGAAAGAAATCCTTGCTTCCCTGGAAGGCCTGACCGACCTTGAAAGGGCCGAAGTCCTTCGGACGCTTATGTCCGGACAGACGGTCCTTCAGAAGGTCAAAACCCTTCTGGGGATCACCACGGAGGACCAGGACGACGTTCTGGAATATGTGATCCAGACCGTTCAGACCCTGGTCCTTCGCTATATCAACTGGGACGAACTCCCCCTGGAACTGGAAAACGTCCTGGCTGTCATGTGCGTCAGCTACTACAAGGCCGCCGGACTGGGAACCACCGCGGCGGCGCCTGGGGCCGTGTCTTCCGTGAAGCGCGGCGACGTCCAGACGTCCTTCGCGGTCGGTTCCGGTTCTTCCGGATCGGCCGGCACCTTCAACCTGGGGAACGACAACGGGGACTTCTTCGGCTGGAAGACAGTCCTGAACGAATACCGGAAGTTAAGGTGGTGA
- a CDS encoding LysM peptidoglycan-binding domain-containing protein, producing MSRYRMTLIAGGREINIPVLPASLKVSSPGKNERTTVLELGEVLILRKKGLRTIEWDSFFPKSSAPYTTGQVRNPTAIIQAIQSARDSRTPLRFLITGTDLDMNVKMGVESFEYEERSGELGDFYYSIKLYEWRDYSAKRITLPAQKSEPAKAQEPTRAGQPASKPKTYTVKSGDCLWNIAKALYGNGADYTKIYNANKGTIGKNPNLIYPGQTFTIP from the coding sequence ATGAGCCGATACAGAATGACCCTGATCGCGGGGGGGCGGGAAATCAACATTCCCGTCCTTCCCGCTTCCCTGAAGGTGTCTTCCCCTGGCAAGAACGAGCGGACGACCGTCCTTGAACTGGGCGAAGTCCTGATTCTTCGGAAGAAGGGGCTTCGGACTATCGAATGGGACAGCTTCTTCCCGAAGTCCAGCGCCCCCTATACCACGGGCCAGGTCCGGAACCCGACCGCCATTATTCAGGCAATCCAGTCCGCCAGGGACAGCCGGACGCCCCTTCGCTTCCTGATCACCGGAACGGACCTGGACATGAACGTCAAAATGGGCGTGGAGTCCTTCGAGTACGAAGAGCGGTCCGGCGAACTGGGGGACTTCTACTATTCGATCAAGCTGTATGAATGGCGGGACTATTCCGCGAAGCGGATCACCCTTCCCGCCCAGAAGTCGGAGCCGGCAAAGGCCCAGGAACCGACCAGGGCCGGCCAGCCGGCCAGCAAACCGAAAACCTACACCGTGAAGTCTGGGGATTGCCTGTGGAACATCGCGAAGGCGCTGTACGGCAACGGGGCGGACTACACGAAAATCTACAACGCCAACAAGGGGACGATCGGGAAAAATCCGAACCTGATCTACCCTGGACAGACGTTCACGATCCCCTGA
- a CDS encoding DUF2577 domain-containing protein, whose translation MGLLDTMKKVAENTNAAGAPTAWFFGKVTKTSPLTIRVDNRFDISGEAIVVPKELQAGYYPTHYHTGMKGGPSTEEKGGGSGEAAFASHSYVLKNNYQTNTDKTSEYYYGLAVGDKVILLRNQGGQAFLVLGRV comes from the coding sequence ATGGGCCTTTTAGACACGATGAAGAAAGTCGCGGAGAACACCAACGCCGCCGGCGCGCCGACGGCCTGGTTCTTCGGGAAGGTGACGAAGACGTCGCCCCTGACGATCCGCGTGGATAACCGCTTCGACATATCCGGCGAAGCGATCGTCGTTCCGAAGGAACTTCAGGCCGGCTACTATCCAACGCACTACCACACCGGCATGAAGGGCGGCCCTTCCACCGAAGAGAAGGGCGGCGGGAGCGGCGAAGCGGCCTTCGCTTCCCATTCCTACGTCCTGAAGAACAACTACCAAACCAACACCGACAAAACGTCGGAATACTATTACGGACTGGCCGTCGGCGACAAGGTGATCCTTCTTCGAAACCAGGGCGGACAGGCCTTTCTTGTCCTGGGGAGGGTATGA
- a CDS encoding baseplate J/gp47 family protein produces MTFENIMDRCLSRVAASIDKREGSVVYDAIAPAAAELAIMYIELAYLLDRAFPDTEEGDDLTLKCQERSVFRTPATAAVRKGYFEDGDGGAMDVPIGSRYSGDALNYVVTEKIATGQFKLLCETAGAAGNQYQGNLFPIDYVEGLGAARLADILINGEDEESDADLLARYKESLESQAYGGNIADYRTKVELLHGVGAVKVFPVWNGGGTVKIVFVNSDWGVPSSTLVDTVQTAVDPTQNQGEGVGIAPIGHVVTVVGVTGTAISVSFKLTFATGYTWDTVKTAVTKAIQDYFVALAKDWANQSGITVRVSQVETKVLSVDGVIDITGTTINGGTQNIVLASDAIPVMGGITNET; encoded by the coding sequence ATGACCTTCGAAAACATCATGGACCGGTGCCTTTCCCGCGTGGCCGCGTCCATCGACAAGCGGGAAGGTTCGGTCGTCTACGACGCGATCGCGCCGGCGGCCGCCGAACTGGCGATCATGTATATCGAACTTGCCTATCTTCTGGACCGTGCCTTCCCCGATACGGAGGAAGGCGACGACCTGACCCTGAAGTGTCAGGAACGAAGCGTCTTCCGAACGCCGGCCACGGCCGCGGTCCGGAAGGGCTACTTCGAGGACGGGGACGGCGGGGCGATGGACGTCCCGATCGGTTCCCGCTATTCCGGCGACGCCCTGAACTACGTCGTGACAGAGAAGATCGCCACCGGCCAGTTCAAACTTCTGTGTGAAACGGCCGGAGCCGCCGGCAACCAGTACCAGGGGAACCTTTTCCCGATCGACTATGTGGAAGGCCTGGGCGCGGCGCGTCTGGCCGACATTCTGATCAACGGCGAAGACGAAGAGAGCGACGCCGACCTTCTGGCCCGATACAAGGAAAGCCTGGAATCCCAGGCATACGGCGGCAATATCGCCGACTACCGGACGAAGGTCGAACTGCTTCATGGCGTGGGCGCCGTGAAGGTGTTCCCTGTCTGGAACGGCGGCGGGACCGTGAAGATCGTCTTCGTGAACAGCGACTGGGGCGTCCCGTCTTCGACCCTGGTCGACACCGTCCAGACCGCCGTCGACCCCACCCAGAACCAGGGCGAAGGCGTCGGGATCGCGCCGATCGGCCATGTCGTCACCGTCGTCGGCGTCACCGGAACGGCGATCAGCGTGTCCTTCAAGCTGACCTTCGCCACCGGCTACACCTGGGACACCGTGAAGACCGCCGTCACGAAGGCGATCCAGGACTACTTCGTGGCCCTGGCGAAAGACTGGGCGAACCAGTCGGGGATCACCGTCCGCGTGTCCCAGGTGGAAACGAAGGTCCTGTCCGTGGACGGCGTGATCGACATCACGGGGACGACGATCAACGGCGGAACCCAGAATATCGTCCTGGCGTCCGACGCGATCCCCGTCATGGGAGGGATCACGAATGAAACTTAA
- a CDS encoding XkdQ/YqbQ family protein: MAISILYQNNVTGAAHDVTTLITAAKWTTKRSGSPASLTVTAIVDGAVVWNPGGILVLKNGSTGLFYGYVVKISQSEKDQVQITAYDQTWYLKKNKETYVFTGKRADQIVKQIAEDFKLKTGTLANTGYAIPSMIEDGQTLFDIALKAIDLTLINTGKMFVLWDDFGSLAITDVETAKLDLFVGDGSLATGYTYDQDIDSDTYNKIKLVKDNKTTGKRDVYIYQDSKNMTLWGILQDYETVDESMNEAQIKERGAKMLELYNRPSRSFSLNAIADLSVRAGRVLYIGIGAVGVKSFFLIEEATHDLLKETMTLKLKVV, encoded by the coding sequence ATGGCTATCTCTATTCTTTACCAGAACAACGTGACCGGCGCCGCGCATGACGTGACGACGCTGATCACGGCGGCAAAGTGGACGACAAAAAGGTCCGGTTCCCCCGCTTCCCTGACCGTGACCGCGATCGTCGACGGCGCCGTGGTGTGGAACCCTGGCGGGATTCTGGTCCTGAAGAACGGTTCCACGGGCCTTTTCTATGGCTATGTCGTGAAGATCAGCCAGAGCGAAAAGGACCAGGTCCAGATCACGGCCTACGATCAGACCTGGTATTTGAAGAAGAACAAGGAAACCTATGTCTTCACCGGCAAGCGCGCCGACCAGATCGTGAAGCAGATCGCCGAAGACTTCAAGCTAAAGACCGGCACCCTGGCGAACACCGGCTACGCGATCCCCTCCATGATCGAGGACGGCCAGACGCTTTTCGACATCGCCCTGAAGGCGATCGACCTGACCCTGATCAACACGGGGAAAATGTTCGTCCTGTGGGACGACTTCGGTTCCCTGGCGATCACGGACGTCGAAACGGCGAAGCTGGACCTGTTCGTGGGCGACGGGAGCCTTGCCACCGGCTACACCTACGACCAGGACATAGACTCCGACACCTACAACAAAATCAAGCTGGTCAAGGACAATAAGACCACCGGCAAGCGCGACGTCTACATCTACCAGGATTCGAAGAACATGACCCTGTGGGGAATCCTTCAGGACTATGAAACGGTCGACGAAAGCATGAACGAAGCCCAGATCAAGGAGCGGGGCGCGAAAATGCTGGAACTTTACAACCGGCCGTCGCGGTCCTTCAGCCTGAACGCGATCGCGGACCTGTCCGTCCGTGCCGGCCGCGTCCTGTATATCGGGATTGGCGCCGTGGGCGTGAAGTCCTTCTTCCTGATCGAGGAAGCCACGCATGACCTGTTGAAGGAAACAATGACCCTGAAATTGAAGGTGGTGTGA
- a CDS encoding phage tail terminator family protein codes for MTLNDFLEAIAKKLIARWPARHVFVNRIPAEADGNFYVRVIETTQEQKLDRRRVRTTRFEVCYLQADRDNLSFNTWLEAMLDDFETLSVFEKTEDGTDVFRSLRLTNIAANQDGDERFFSFRFDARLNFVITPDVIPSMYYLDQNNTIKSEV; via the coding sequence GTGACCTTGAACGACTTCCTGGAAGCGATCGCGAAGAAGCTGATCGCCAGGTGGCCCGCCCGTCACGTTTTCGTCAACCGGATTCCGGCCGAAGCTGACGGGAACTTCTATGTCCGCGTGATCGAAACCACCCAGGAACAGAAGCTGGACCGCCGCCGCGTCAGGACGACGCGGTTCGAAGTCTGTTATCTTCAGGCGGACAGGGACAACCTGTCCTTCAATACCTGGCTGGAAGCTATGCTGGACGACTTCGAAACCCTTTCCGTCTTCGAGAAGACCGAGGACGGGACGGACGTCTTCCGGTCACTTCGGCTGACGAACATCGCGGCAAACCAGGACGGCGACGAACGGTTCTTTTCCTTCCGCTTCGACGCCCGACTGAACTTCGTGATCACGCCCGACGTGATCCCGTCCATGTATTATCTGGATCAGAACAACACGATCAAATCGGAGGTCTGA
- a CDS encoding four helix bundle protein, giving the protein MIGFTLSTTDNPKRFPKKIRFSVTNKIQGHALAIYDYLVEANEIFPIMDDQDKADRLKLQRAVLTECKKLLHMIQLSKDRGYIDSGTFDYWTKLTVDVKCMTAKWYDAERKTGIPVEPAGPIPEG; this is encoded by the coding sequence ATGATCGGCTTCACCTTGTCGACGACCGACAACCCGAAGCGTTTTCCGAAGAAGATCAGATTTTCCGTGACGAATAAAATCCAGGGCCACGCCCTGGCGATCTATGACTACCTGGTCGAAGCGAACGAAATCTTCCCCATAATGGACGACCAGGACAAGGCCGACCGCCTGAAACTTCAGCGCGCCGTGCTGACGGAGTGCAAGAAACTTTTGCACATGATCCAGCTTTCGAAGGACCGCGGCTATATCGACAGCGGGACCTTCGACTACTGGACGAAGCTGACGGTCGACGTGAAATGTATGACCGCCAAATGGTACGACGCCGAACGGAAGACGGGAATCCCCGTCGAGCCGGCCGGCCCGATCCCTGAAGGCTGA
- a CDS encoding phage tail tube protein, producing MKTLNAPDTISGKAGRAYAKINGNNEELFFAKTIEATVEKNKSEVKAIGKRMTGHKTTGANGTGSMTLYYMTPLFRELIRQWKETGVDVYFDMVVENDDEESAAGKQTVLLIDCNLDSVILAKLDGDSDDALDEDADFTFEDFDILKAFNQI from the coding sequence ATGAAGACTTTGAACGCACCTGATACCATTTCCGGCAAGGCCGGCCGTGCCTACGCAAAGATCAACGGCAACAACGAAGAACTGTTCTTCGCGAAGACCATCGAAGCCACCGTCGAGAAAAACAAGTCCGAAGTGAAGGCGATCGGGAAGCGCATGACGGGCCATAAGACCACCGGCGCCAACGGGACCGGCTCCATGACCCTTTACTACATGACGCCCCTGTTCCGCGAACTGATCCGCCAGTGGAAGGAAACCGGCGTGGACGTCTACTTCGACATGGTCGTCGAGAACGACGACGAAGAGTCCGCCGCCGGCAAGCAGACGGTCCTTCTGATCGACTGCAACCTGGATTCCGTGATCCTGGCGAAGCTGGACGGCGACAGCGACGACGCCCTGGACGAAGACGCCGACTTCACCTTCGAGGACTTCGACATTCTGAAGGCCTTCAACCAGATTTAA
- a CDS encoding DUF4926 domain-containing protein encodes MFELYDTVVLLEDDPETGVKAGTEGTVVYIQGNGEAYTVEFFDENGDTIEDALFKDFLPSQLKKK; translated from the coding sequence ATGTTTGAATTATATGACACCGTCGTCCTTCTGGAAGACGACCCTGAAACCGGCGTCAAGGCCGGCACGGAAGGGACCGTCGTCTATATCCAGGGCAACGGGGAAGCCTATACCGTCGAGTTCTTCGACGAAAACGGGGACACGATCGAAGACGCCCTGTTCAAGGACTTCCTTCCGTCACAACTGAAGAAGAAGTAA
- a CDS encoding RNA-directed DNA polymerase has translation MKDQGTPAHDFASVTDFNNLYQSFTEARKGKRWKYSVCKYEANVLENLLFIQVMLQRHKYRLSPYNCFFVHEPKERLIMYNSFRDKIVQHCLCEQVLEPLLSKTFIYDNYASQKGKGTHFGLDRLKAFMAAYYRKNGAGGWVLKCDVRKYFYRINHDVLKTQLRRLIKDRDVLWLLDMIIDSTEGPGIPIGNHTSQWFAILYLSDMDHMIKERLGIKYYGRYMDDFYLIHEDRAYLQFCLEEIRRFLVPLGLELNQKTAIFPLSQGIDFLGFRTYLTDSGKVVRKVRRESKNRIRRKITKFRHLVDEGRVDFDTVLQSYNSWTGHAEHGNSYHLISEIDDLFFNLFRKEMEGKPYGEISIRFARWKRRQVGEHKVQRTGDQVDRRHTGHVPGPNGPGDGKDDQPEMLRREGVRQQQQRPPELRQ, from the coding sequence ATGAAGGATCAGGGAACGCCCGCCCATGACTTCGCGTCCGTGACGGACTTCAACAATTTATATCAATCGTTTACAGAAGCGCGCAAAGGGAAACGGTGGAAGTATTCCGTGTGCAAGTATGAAGCGAACGTCCTGGAAAACCTTCTGTTCATTCAGGTCATGCTTCAGCGCCACAAATACCGCCTGTCCCCGTACAACTGCTTCTTCGTGCATGAACCGAAAGAACGGCTGATCATGTATAACAGCTTCCGCGACAAGATCGTTCAGCATTGTTTATGTGAACAGGTCCTTGAACCGCTTCTTTCGAAGACATTCATCTATGACAACTACGCGAGTCAGAAGGGCAAAGGGACCCACTTCGGACTTGACCGACTGAAGGCGTTCATGGCGGCCTACTACCGCAAGAACGGCGCCGGCGGCTGGGTGCTGAAGTGCGACGTCCGCAAGTATTTCTATCGGATCAATCACGACGTTCTGAAGACCCAGCTTCGCCGGCTGATCAAGGACCGCGACGTCCTGTGGCTTCTGGACATGATCATCGACTCCACGGAGGGACCAGGGATTCCGATCGGGAACCACACTTCACAATGGTTCGCGATCCTCTACCTGTCCGACATGGACCACATGATCAAGGAACGTCTGGGAATCAAGTATTATGGCCGCTACATGGACGACTTCTATTTGATACATGAGGACAGGGCCTATTTGCAGTTCTGCCTTGAAGAAATCCGCCGGTTCCTGGTCCCCCTGGGCCTGGAACTGAACCAGAAGACGGCCATATTCCCGTTATCCCAGGGGATCGACTTCCTGGGCTTTCGGACCTACCTGACGGACAGCGGAAAGGTCGTCCGGAAGGTACGCCGTGAGAGCAAGAACCGGATCAGGCGGAAGATCACGAAGTTCCGCCACCTGGTAGACGAAGGCCGTGTCGACTTCGACACGGTCCTTCAGTCTTATAATTCCTGGACCGGCCACGCCGAACACGGCAACAGTTATCACCTGATCAGCGAGATCGACGACCTGTTCTTCAACCTGTTCAGGAAAGAAATGGAGGGAAAACCCTATGGCGAAATCTCTATCCGCTTTGCCCGTTGGAAGCGTCGTCAAGTCGGCGAACACAAAGTACAACGGACAGGCGATCAGGTGGATCGTCGGCACACAGGACACGTCCCAGGGCCGAACGGGCCTGGTGACGGAAAAGATGATCAGCCTGAAATGCTTCGACGCGAAGGAGTCCGGCAACAGCAACAGCGACCGCCGGAACTACGGCAATAA
- a CDS encoding putative phage tail protein: protein MKLKDYWPRCLQDLVEFQRIANAEQPEFETALDDVRTAADDFFLATLSEYGCQRWEAIMGLHAADGDTLEARRERILIKYLDQLPYTYRTLLKYLKTITDDFTVTLDENAYDLFIRIRLEGYSQRDALIATLGQMIPANLVLRLKADIPQADEPAQTAACSAMVTMNRHVYTPAT from the coding sequence ATGAAACTTAAAGACTACTGGCCGCGCTGTCTTCAGGACTTGGTCGAGTTCCAGCGGATCGCCAACGCGGAACAGCCGGAGTTCGAAACGGCCCTGGACGACGTCAGGACGGCCGCTGACGACTTCTTCCTGGCGACCCTATCCGAATATGGGTGTCAACGCTGGGAAGCTATCATGGGCCTTCACGCGGCCGACGGGGACACCCTGGAAGCGCGCCGCGAACGGATTCTGATCAAATACCTTGACCAGCTTCCCTATACATACAGGACCCTTCTGAAGTACCTGAAGACCATCACGGACGACTTCACCGTCACCCTGGACGAAAACGCCTATGACCTGTTCATTCGAATCCGCCTGGAAGGCTATTCCCAGCGGGACGCCCTGATCGCCACCCTGGGCCAGATGATCCCCGCGAACCTGGTCCTTCGGCTGAAGGCGGACATTCCCCAGGCGGACGAACCGGCCCAGACGGCGGCCTGTTCCGCTATGGTCACGATGAACCGGCACGTCTACACACCGGCCACATAA
- a CDS encoding phage scaffolding protein, with amino-acid sequence MIIEGIRNLLGEDLAKQVEAALKGKGKDGKDVDLVIGNDGTFVPAEKYNGANSGKASAENALKAAAEALKAVGGSGDPAKIADDVKVAKEKFDTLQTTHAAELAKISKRSALQMALNGKVYDPSDIIGLLDMDKIEVSDDGSLKTDLEGLLKPIKESKAYLFKEDPAKTPPVHGATPADPGPKAPPAAGKVDGPVCL; translated from the coding sequence ATGATCATTGAAGGAATCAGAAATCTTCTGGGCGAAGACCTGGCGAAGCAGGTCGAAGCGGCGCTGAAGGGCAAGGGCAAGGACGGAAAGGACGTCGACCTGGTGATTGGGAACGACGGGACCTTCGTTCCGGCCGAAAAGTACAACGGCGCCAACAGCGGGAAGGCCAGCGCGGAAAACGCCCTGAAGGCGGCCGCGGAAGCCCTGAAGGCTGTCGGCGGTTCCGGCGATCCGGCAAAGATCGCGGACGACGTCAAGGTCGCGAAGGAGAAGTTCGACACCCTTCAGACGACCCACGCCGCCGAACTTGCGAAGATCAGCAAGCGGTCCGCCCTTCAGATGGCCTTGAACGGGAAGGTCTATGACCCTTCCGACATCATCGGCCTTCTGGACATGGACAAGATCGAAGTCAGCGACGACGGAAGCCTGAAAACCGACCTGGAAGGCCTTCTGAAGCCGATCAAGGAGTCGAAGGCGTACCTGTTCAAGGAAGACCCCGCAAAGACCCCGCCCGTCCACGGCGCGACGCCGGCCGATCCTGGCCCGAAGGCGCCGCCGGCGGCCGGCAAGGTAGACGGCCCCGTCTGCCTGTAA